In the genome of Thunnus albacares chromosome 16, fThuAlb1.1, whole genome shotgun sequence, the window AAACTGTCCCTCTTCTTCTGGACTTCAGTGCAGGATGTGACAGCGTTGTCTTCTTACCTGTCTCTTGTGGAACAGGATGTAGGCCGATTTCTGCCGCTccctacacacagacacaccggTTGTTTCATAGACTGCTTCATTGTTGAACGTGAGCCAGTGGTCAGTTGACGTGTCTGGACGCTCATCAGGATGCACGCTGTCACAGATTTAGTGTCCTAACAGGAAAGAGATGGTTGTTAACACTTTGAGATGCAGCAGAGGTTATGCAGGTTAACGACATTAAAGGAGATTTATTGAAAGCAGTTTTTCTCACCACTGAAAGACTCTGTAACATATTTGAGCCCACGATAGAGGACTACAGAAAGCCACATTCAGCATTCGGTGTGTGATTTTCATACCTTTGTCTCCTGATACCCCAAGATGACTGACGGTGCTGACCATGCTGTAGCAGCTGCCATCCTGAGAATGAACCTGTTTGGAGGACACCACCAGCTCCCTGTTCAGCATGACGGGGTCACGCACCTTCACCAGCTGCCAGGAAGGGGTGAAGCGGAAGCGCTTTATGTGGAGGATGAGCACACTGTAGAAGCAGATAAAGAGAACAAGATGGTTAGCAAAATTGTTACTGCGTTATGTTCTATTTCCTGTTCTTAACATTTTGCATCTCAAGGATCCTTTAGGGATAATGAACAATAACATTTATGATGGATGTGATGTCGCTCACCTCGGCAGGGTCTCGAAGGCCGACCTCTGGCTCGATTCGCTCCCTCCACACTCGCACCGATACTCCAACGCTGTCTCCTGCAGAACAGCACAGAGACAACAGGCTGTGTGTTATAAACTGAGTCACTAAACCAAATTATGTCCACAAACACAGaagtgctgagtgtgtgtgttcagtcagtgatgatgtGACTGAAGGAGGACAGGTGGAACTTACCTTCTGGTACTCCTCCAGCATCTTGTCCACGGAGCCACCAGAAACCAAGTCCAGAGACAGGTTAGTGAACTCCTCCTGCCTTTTGGACTGAGCGCCACACCTGCACATCAAAGGAAcaatacacatgaaaatacagcCACAGAGGTCATCAGAAGGCGTCCTGCTGGAGGTACTGTGTACGACGACTAGACCAGACCAGAAGTGTTTCCTGACCAGGTTATTAGGGGGACGCAGTGCTGCATCATACtgctttgtttaatttattctcatAAATGAATTTGatctcactctcactcactctcctgaagaaagaaagaagtctGCTGATATATTTCAAAATCTGCAGCAGTGGTAACCTGTCCTGACACACTACACGTCTGTGTATGAGTTGTTTTACTGTGTAGTCTTACCTGCTGCATGTCCTGGTGTTCTCCATCTTGAACACCAGGTGATCTTCAACAGGGCAGGTGTATTTAGTGCCCATGTTGGCAGCAGTCTCCTGCAGTAAGGGAGACAGGCTCCTCATCTGTTCTAGGATCGAGGTCAGGAATTCATGAGCGTCCTGAACATAAAGAATCACACAGATGAGTTTATACACAGAGGAGAAACCAACAGCAGGAAGTGCAAATAACTAAACAAAAAACCAGGTGACTCACTTTCTGCTCATGATCCCTGAACTCTGGAGCCTGGGCAGAGACCACCTCCTTGAATGAGCGGAGGAGGCAGACTTTACTTTGGGTGCTTGTGGACGCGCGGGCATCTCTTATGGCCATGAAGGTTCTGCAGAGGGTGCAAGAAAAATGAAGAGATGTGTTAGAtatgttattacattttgtttttggagtttgTAGAGAAACCTGAGCAAGACATGAATGAGTGTGTGAGCTGCTGTACCTCATCAGTCGGGCCTCAGGGAGTGAACTCAAGACCAAATCTTGGCGGCTTACATCAGAGACAAAGTCCTCCAGCGTGAGGAGGCTTTGCAGTCTGGAGTTGATGTAACAACTCTGACCAAGATTTGGAAAGctgacacataaaacacagtgaGTCAAAACACACGTCAACATTATCAATTCTTCATTAATCACAAACCTCCTACTAGAGATATTTTAGCTTGATTAACTCACCTGAAGCGGTTGACGGTGACTGACACCAACTTGACTCCCCATCTTACTCCAAACAAAGATCAGCTTTAAGATTCATTCTTAataatttgatgttaaaatctTGATTCAAGGTCCACTTTTTCGATTTCTTCCAGTCTTTCTATTAATtacgacctctgacctctgacagtCTCAAGCAAAAACATGATACTGTTCAAGGTTGTTAAATTCagcaatataataaaaaaaacacctctacTTTCAATTATGATCAGCTGTATTTTAGAAAACTCTTACGtgattaaaggaaaactaaatgaacatttaaagctGAGCTTTTGTAATCTAAGATATTGATATTTAGTATCATTAGTAAATGTGGAGGTGGGTTTTAACTACCTGCTAAACTGATCCTGGAACAACTGCACCATGAACGTGTTGAGGTCGGGCAACTCAGTTTACAGGAGGTCATTTTTCCCTCCAAGGAACTGGAGGGACTCTTCAATAGCGACACTGAATGCCACGACCTCGTCCAGGTCACAGTTTCCGGCTGGAGAGCTGCAaatggaggaagaaacagattgtgtttattttattcattattggAACTTAAGTGACAGAAAGACTCCAAAGAACTGCACTGTGATCATATGTCCAAGTGAGATTTGTTCTTGCGTTTATAGTAAAAAGACAATATGTTACAGGCAGTGAATAGAGAAATATCAATGAAGATCAATATTCAGTGActttctttatttctgacaGATACTGAAAGCAGCATTTAATGAGTGTCGTTaccttctgttcttctgttcttcttcttttcctcgtCGCTGGTAGCAGCCGGAGCGACCCGATGTTTTCTCTGTTGGAGGATTAGAAAACTCTCATGGTGCACAGACAAATAAACTATGTTAGTTTTCTCTCTTAGTCCAGATTGGTTACTATATGGTTAATGTTGAGTTCTGGCTCTTTCTGTCAAACATACCTTGCAGCATGTGAGGAGCCGACGCCACCAAGGAGTCTTTGTAGTCTTTGGTTTTGGCTCACAAGTGCTAAAGAGAAATACATTATATGAATGAATcatagaaaatacatttatgtagtgggacaatcatttttttctttctgtcctttgTCACTAATCATTTGCTTTATCTTGTGACCCATCAGAGGGGCCCTGAGCCCCAGATTGGGAACCAGTGTTACAATACTACTCAGAAAAATCCTTCACTAAACTAAAAgagatagtaaaaaaaaaagttcaggaTGAGGTTTCTTACCTCTCCTTTCCTTCCACAACCTCTTTGGTCTCCTTCTTCTgtagagtaaaaagaaaaaataatatgaGTAAACTATATCAAACAAAGTTTTTATGGTTACTTACAGCTAAAAAGTTTACATATTAAGCACTATTAGAATTAAACTGtaattgtctgtctgtttcagcAGGCAAACTGAACTGTCAACCCGGACTGGGTCACCTGGGTCAGTCCAGGCCTAGCTTAGCTCAAATACTTAGCTACTGTAGAAGCAGGTGGAAACTGCTAGCTTAGCTCCATCCACAGTGAAAAGAAACACCTTCCAACTGCCTCAAAGCTGCCGACATGTTGTTTCTTGCTCATTTAAGATGcagacaaagaaaatgagacattttagcGGCATACATTTCAGTTAGAGTTGAGCTATTTCTCAAACAACAGCTGCTTGGTGCATTAAAACGTGTTTCACAGAGTGGTAATGAGCTTGCTAATTAGTTAACTACTTATTCACCACATTAGATGGGAGATTTATTTCAACCTGTTAAATCACAAGTCTCCACCTGACCTGCATCATTGCGTAGTAAGCCACTCCTGACTAGACCACTAACACAAGATTATATAACTCCACCCTTTAGGCCTGTGActccctcttttccctccaAACCATTCCAGGCACAACAAAGAGAGAACCCGTGTTAGTTCAATATGAACTTttcatctttatattttatttggcTGATATGGCATGAATTGTTTGAATGTTaactgattgtttttgttttttatatgccAGATTCCTGAGTTTGATCC includes:
- the LOC122999405 gene encoding ubiquitin carboxyl-terminal hydrolase 37-like, encoding MLTCVLTHCVLCVSFPNLGQSCYINSRLQSLLTLEDFVSDVSRQDLVLSSLPEARLMRTFMAIRDARASTSTQSKVCLLRSFKEVVSAQAPEFRDHEQKDAHEFLTSILEQMRSLSPLLQETAANMGTKYTCPVEDHLVFKMENTRTCSRCGAQSKRQEEFTNLSLDLVSGGSVDKMLEEYQKETALEYRCECGGSESSQRSAFETLPSVLILHIKRFRFTPSWQLVKVRDPVMLNRELVVSSKQVHSQDGSCYSMVSTVSHLGVSGDKGMKITHRMLNVAFCSPLSWAQICYRVFQW